CTTGAGTGATGCTCTCCTCCGTGTCCACCCCGTTCTCCGCGTCCGCCTCATCCTCCGCGTCCGCCTCATCCTCCGCGTCCGCCTCGTTGGGCTCGATTCGACTGAGCATGTGGAGGAAGTCTCCCCTGGACAGGAAAAATGTAGGCACGTAATTGTAGACCTTCTGACTCTGGTTCATTGTCAGATTGCACACTGACACGAGGAAGGGCATCCTGCTGTGGTGAATGGATACGTCTCGTGGTGCAAGTGGGTGAGGATTAAGAGAGTACTCgatttctattttattaattctgTAGTGATTTATGTTTCCTTTAAGCAGAGTCATCACGTTAAGTGGGTTCGTGTGTCCGTGGGAGTGTAGGACGTTGTAATGGCTGTAATGGTTTGCATGGCGAAGGGGATCTACGGAGATCTCCAACACAGCTGAGTACTTCCTGCTTCTGTTAAGGTAGAAGTTAAAAAGGAGGTGCATGTTGTATGGCTTCCCCTGTGCGCACGTCTCCAAGGGGGGGTCCTGTCCGGACGCGCCGCGCCCACTGCTGCGTGCAGCGCTTCGCCCATTTCTGCGAGCAGCGTTTCGCCCGTTTCTGCTCCCACCGCTGCTCCCACTGCTGCTCCCACCGGCTGGACGCTGATCCAACGCGGTCGCCTGCAaacttcccccctccccgcaGGCGGACCTGTACAACGGGTTCGGGTGCAGACGCACGTAGAGGTCGCTAACAACGACCGGCGTTTTGAACTCGACTGATCCCTTCTTGGACAGCAAGAGGACGTCCCCACTCTCGCGCACATGCCTGTTCATCCATTGTGTCTTCTCTCTCATTTCCTCTAATCGgggattttttaaatacaaatGTTTGAGTTTCTTGTACCGTTGCGCTGGTTCTACTTTGTCGCTGAGAATTTGTTCGTGCCAGTAGACTCTTCCTCTGTCCCTTCCCGGTCGGGGGGGTTCGCGCGCAGGTGCACCTGCTCCGTCAGCTCCGTCATCTGCGCCACCTCCGTCCGCTACTACTTCGTCCACTACTGCTTCGTCCGCTACTACTTCGTCCACTACTGCTTCGTCCGCTACTGCTTCGTCCACTACTGCTTCGCCACCTACTGCTTCGCCTCCTTCCACCCGTTGACCACCCACCCTGTATCTGTCGTAAAAATGGAGCGGCCCCCCCAGCGCACAGGAACTCCACGCGCCCCTCAGGATCAAATTAGGCCTCATGTCAGAATTCACGTAGCGCAGCTGAACGTCGTTATCAACGTAGACCTCACTGTAGCACACGTCCACttggaaaatgaaatttaGGAGAACTTTCTTCTGATAATTTCGCACAACTATGACGCTTTTGCTTATGCCATCGTAATCTGCATGCAATTTGAAGAGATTCTTTttgtattcataatttgcaTGCACACTTAGATTCTTTAATGGGTTCGTAGAAACCATGTTAGTGAATCCTTtattgtgattttttttcgaccactttttatataatgcaCTGCTTGTTAGTTTTAAGGCTTCTTTGATGGAGTTGGTTCCCTTCCGTGTTTGTTCGTTCGAGATTGTGTTGTGACCTCCCCCTACGATGGTCCCACTTGGAGATGTAATattctgaaaaaaaaggacaatcTCGGAATGCCTAATGGATCGGAAGAATGCACATGTGAATGGGGGGTCCATgtgatttttctccttcgtcttAAAGTGTTTTCTAAAAGGGAATTCACTACTGACTAGTTTCTTCTTTCGTAGAAATAGGAGTAGAAGGGATCCTCCCCTACTTTGCCTTGTACATATTCCCACGTTCATCTCCCTGTTGATTTTTACCATCCCATCATAGTTGCTCGTTTCGAATGGGATTCTTAACCTGTTTAATACTTCGCTGATGGTTCTTGGTGTGACGTTCTTTCCTGCtaggttgttttttttttctccgtgtTCTTCGTTCATCTGTGTCGGGGAAGTGTGATCGGTGTGTCCACCCTTGCTGGGGTGCCTACTTGGAGGGTCTTCCTTCGCACCGTTGGAGAGGTCCACGATCGACTTGATGCTGCCCACCCAGCCGCCTGCTCTGCTCGAAGCAGGAGTTGCGGATGCTCCTGAGAGGTGGGAGctcttttccttcccaaCCAAGACATCTCCTGAGAGGTAGGcgttcttctcctccttcccaACCACGACATGCCCCCCAGGGGATCCCAcgtcttctttctttttatttttccctccccctaACAACTCCGAGttatccaaaaaaatgtaactcgAGTAGGACTCCACATCCCatgcttccaaaaaaattttgttgaaATCGATTTCGTCAATAGCTAAAGAAAGTGGAGACAAAAATGCTAAATTTTTTGCGTCATTTAAATGCTCCCCTATGAACAGGCCTTTAAAATTGTACTTGGTAGGACTCTCCCTGAATTCACAGGCATCTCCTAGTATGCTTGTTCTTCTATAATTGACAAAGTATGATGGGGATAGCTTCTTCGTGGGGGTTATTTGatgttgcttcttcctcgtgAGGGAGTGGAATACGTCGACCAAGAAATGGAAGCCCTTCATCCAAACACTCTTTTCGTTTCTGTCCTTCACAGCCTCCTTTCCACTCCTGtcattctcttcattttgcgaTTCTACACCAGTTGGTTGTTTCTCCTCTGTAGGAATGGCATAAAACGGCGTAGTGTGTAGGTACGTGTATTTTTCGTCGTCCTGTTCGTTATaggtagctttttttttttggttcccTTCTTGGTTGACTCCTCTTTTGCGTCTTCTTTTGTCTCCTCTTTTGcgtcctttttctcctcccctttggagtccttttttgcctcccctttggagtccctttttccctcctcacCGGTCTGCTCAGCTGGACAGCCAATGGCCCCGGCGTGAACAAGGTGGCAGATCGTGTCCGTCGAACTGGAGCAGCTGGGGGAGGCTATCCTTTTGCTAATCACGTTATCGAAGGAGGTGAAGATATGATCCCCGATGTGTTCAACGAAAAAATCTGTGAGCGACGGGTGCACTACCACGTTGCCACTTCCGCGCTGCCAAAGGGACAGATACGCAACTAGGGCGACCAGTGTAGCCGCCGCCATTTTTGCGGAGATGGCGATAGCGGTTATAGCGGTAGCGGTGGCGGCGATAGGAACAGCGACGATAGCGGTAGCGGTGGGGCACGCATTTCGCCAGAGATTCCGCCAGCTGTTCCGCCAGCTGTTTCGTGAGCCGTCCCGTCAGCGATTCCTCAGCGTTTCTCCGGGCGAACTCCGTCGCTGCCCCTTTGCTcactattttatttccccctctaCCTGATCCTCTGCCTGCCCCCCTTCTTTGTTTCCCCCGGCGGCGCTTCGCATGCTCCCCCGTCCAGGCGCCTTCACCCCTGTACTCCGCCCCCACGAACGCTGATCCGCATTCGCTTGGGCGTCCCCACGTCTACGTGCGTCGCAGAGATGTTGCCAAAGAaaggaagcacaaaaaagggaagcacaaaaaaaggaagaacaaaaaaaggaagaacaaaaaaaggaagcacaaaaaaaaaaaaatacacgcAAGGACCACGTAGAATCCTCAAATGTGTCACTTCAGCGTAGGAGGAGAATACCTTTTAAGGATGGCAGCGCGGGGGGACAACGAGCATGTAACGCGGTTAACTAAACGAGACGATGTGGGGATGGCTCGTGAAGTGTTCGCGTTGGGCTGGTCGGCACGTCGCACTGCATGGGTCGGCACGTCGTACTGGATGAGTCGGCGTGTCGTACTGGATGAGTCGGCGTGTCGTACTGGAAGCTTAACAACACTAACtcggttttttttcccccttgtttttttttttactttatttttttgtttcatttcttctccttcgttCTCCTTTATTGCCCCCTTTCTTCTGGTCGGCTGGCGCTCCAAAGGGTTGACCGGAACG
This sequence is a window from Plasmodium cynomolgi strain B DNA, chromosome 3, whole genome shotgun sequence. Protein-coding genes within it:
- a CDS encoding hypothetical protein (putative), yielding MAAATLVALVAYLSLWQRGSGNVVVHPSLTDFFVEHIGDHIFTSFDNVISKRIASPSCSSSTDTICHLVHAGAIGCPAEQTGEEGKRDSKGEAKKDSKGEEKKDAKEETKEDAKEESTKKGTKKKKLPITNRTTKNTQEKQPTGVESQNEENDRSGKEAVKDRNEKSVWMKGFHFLVDVFHSLTRKKQHQITPTKKLSPSYFVNYRRTSILGDACEFRESPTKYNFKGLFIGEHLNDAKNLAFLSPLSLAIDEIDFNKIFLEAWDVESYSSYIFLDNSELLGGGKNKKKEDVGSPGGHVVVGKEEKNAYLSGDVLVGKEKSSHLSGASATPASSRAGGWVGSIKSIVDLSNGAKEDPPSRHPSKGGHTDHTSPTQMNEEHGEKKNNLAGKNVTPRTISEVLNRLRIPFETSNYDGMVKINREMNVGICTRQSRGGSLLLLFLRKKKLVSSEFPFRKHFKTKEKNHMDPPFTCAFFRSIRHSEIVLFFQNITSPSGTIVGGGHNTISNEQTRKGTNSIKEALKLTSSALYKKWSKKNHNKGFTNMVSTNPLKNLSVHANYEYKKNLFKLHADYDGISKSVIVVRNYQKKVLLNFIFQVDVCYSEVYVDNDVQLRYVNSDMRPNLILRGAWSSCALGGPLHFYDRYRVGGQRVEGGEAVGGEAVVDEAVADEAVVDEVVADEAVVDEVVADGGGADDGADGAGAPAREPPRPGRDRGRVYWHEQILSDKVEPAQRYKKLKHLYLKNPRLEEMREKTQWMNRHVRESGDVLLLSKKGSVEFKTPVVVSDLYVRLHPNPLYRSACGEGGSLQATALDQRPAGGSSSGSSGGSRNGRNAARRNGRSAARSSGRGASGQDPPLETCAQGKPYNMHLLFNFYLNRSRKYSAVLEISVDPLRHANHYSHYNVLHSHGHTNPLNVMTLLKGNINHYRINKIEIEYSLNPHPLAPRDVSIHHSRMPFLVSVCNLTMNQSQKVYNYVPTFFLSRGDFLHMLSRIEPNEADAEDEADAEDEADAENGVDTEESITQVSDTNRPSTNVDRTNVNSTNVNSTNADSTNADSTNVPSAKGNHKGKPNRFVSNTSFSIFTSLSEPIFWDHIMQLRCSVSQCQYDEATERFLVTTLGGRHEGTTQVSQEVAPQRRPFQPNAHITPAANEENTEEGEDAELSEIQKEYLDFLERGQPNGGASEAEQTSYSNEAEQTGYSNETNQATMSNEPNAANEPNAANEPNAANEPSAANEPRPPQLPPPRKKQIVAYDMTSMLNLEHTQKRYIIPPYRKGIYVCLESERNQLVYDPNDHVFYVKRSEKGNVRNDTRDALPALWIYSALLPTESDLLQFSFLTKNKLTLKRTQTKDTKFYFKNVIPLTRYEDYTNTERHYSEHIIKISFIDLKQSGFTSDLLGLTIDSQLYKAKIIEFLKSKFSTVVQFASEDMGS